DNA from Saliniramus fredricksonii:
CCGTGTGCGCCGTACCGGCGCTGCTCGCCTGATTGCCGATATGGGTAGCGAGCGCGGGGGGTTCAGCGATTCGTGCGGGCGCCGCCCGCGATCCGGATTTCGCGTCGCCTCCCTCAAGAGGGAGCAGTGGCGCGCCTTTTCGTCAGACGCTGCATGCGCGCTCATGGCGCGGTGCCGTGGTCAAAACGAGGAACAGAGAATGACCAGCAACGCCAGCCCTCAGGGCAATGCCGATCTCACCGCCAGGGAGCAGGAATACGGCACGGACCCGTTGAAGGTGCGCGAGACCGGGCAATATCGGTCTGAATACGTGAAGACATTTGCCGAGAAGTGGGACGAACTGATCGACTGGGATGCCCGCGCCGCGAGCGAGGGCGATTTCTTCATCGACATCCTGCGTGCACGCGGCAAGCACAAGGTGCTCGACGTGGCCGCGGGAACCGGTTTCCACTCGGTTCGCCTGATCCAGGCCGGGTTCGACGTGACCACCGTCGACGGCAGCGCCGCGATGCTCGCCAAGGCCTTCGAGAACGGCAAGGAGCGCCAGATCATCCTGAAGACCGTCCAGGCCGACTGGCGCTGGCTCAACCGGGACATCCAGGGCAAGTACGACGCCATCATCTGCCTCGGCAATTCCTTCACGCACCTGCACGAGGAAGCCGATCGTCGCCGTACGCTGGCCGAATTCTATGCCGCGCTCAAGCATGACGGCATCCTGATCATCGACCAGCGCAATTACGACGCCATGCTCGATCACGGCTTCTCGACGAAGCACAAATATTATTATTGTGGCGATCAGGTCACCGCCGAGCCGGCCCATCTCGATGATGGCCTCGCCCGGTTCAAGTACACCTTCCCGGACAAGAGCGAATACACGCTCAACATGTTCCCGGTTCGCAAGGCCTACATGAAGAAGCTTCTCAACGAAGCCGGTTTCCAGCGCATCCGGACCTATGGGGACTTTCAGGAAAGCTACGCCGAAGGCGAACCGGATTTCCTCGTCCATGTCGTCGAGAAATCCTATCTCCAGCGCGCCGCCGAGGGTGCCGACGGAGAGCCCGAGAGCGATGTCGAACTGATCACCGAACAGTATTACGACAGCGCCGATGCGGATAACTTCTACTATAATATCTGGGGTGGCGAAGACATCCATATCGGCCTCTATGAAGAGACCCCGGTGATCAAGGAGGCCTCGGCGCGCACCGTGCGCAAGATGGCCGGCATGCTGAAGAATCTCTCGGCCGATACGCATATCATCGATCTCGGCGCAGGCTATGGCGGCTCCGCACGCCATCTGGCGAGCGAATATGGCTGTTCGGTCGATTGCCTCAACATCTCCGAGGCGCAGAACGACACCAACCGCTTCCTCAATCGCCGCCAGGCGCTCGCCGAGCAGATCAAGGTGGCGCATGGCTCGTTCGACAAGATCCCCGCACCCAACGAGACCTATCACGTCGTCTGGTCACAGGATTCGATCCTGCATGCGAAGGATCGCGAACAGGTCTTCGCCGAGGCGCATCGCGTGCTCAAGCCCGGTGGCGAGATGATCATCACGGATCCGATGCAGGCGGACGACGTGCCCGAGGGCGTGCTGCAGCCGGTCTATGACCGCATCCATCTCGAGAGTCTCGGTTCACCCGGCTATTACCGGGAGATCGCGGAGAAGCTCGGCTTCGAACTGGTCGAATTCGCTGACCTGACGCCGAACCTGCGCACGCATTATGCCCGTGTGGGCGAGGATCTGCGGGCCAATTACGACCATGTCGCGTCGGTCTCCTCCAAGGCCTTCCTCGACCGGATGCTGCAGGGCCTCGACAACTGGGTGAAGGCCGCCGATAGCGGTTACATGGCCTGGGGCATTCTGCATTTCCGCAAGCGCTGAGATGGCGCGCGCTCACGCGCGCAAGGCATGACGGATGAAGGGGCGCGGTGTGAAGCCACCGCGCCCCTTTCGTTTCCCGTTACGGATCTCTTCAGACTGATTTCCGCGCGACCCCCGGCATGCGCAACATGCCGAGCGCAAGAGCAAGGGCAAGTGTCGCAAGCGCCGCGAGCACAGGCAGGAGCAAGGCGGTGCCGCCCATGCTGATCAGCAGACCGCCGATCGCCGGGAAGCCGAACAAGCCGAGAAAATAGGTGATGGTGAAGACCTGCGAGGCCACAGCCGGCGCCGCGCCGCCCGCCTCCGCGCGGTTCACCGCGAGGGCGTTGAGCGTGGAATAGCTCAGCCCGTAGCCGGCCGCGAACAGGGCCGATGCCAGCAGATAGACCGGCACGCTGCCGCGATCGAGCCAGAACAGCGCCAACGCCACCACCACGAGGGCGAGCAGGAACACGGCGAGCCGCTCTGCCGGCAGGCGTGTGAGATGCGCCGCGAGGCCAAAGCGCAGGGCAACGGTGACCAGGGTGAAGACCAGAAAGAACTGTCCGAAGGCGAGCCCGCGCTCCGCCGCATAGAGCGATTGGAACGTCGCGAGCCCGGCGAATGTGCAGGAAGCGAGACCGATCAGCACAATCGGAACCCGCGCCGTTGTCGCGAGCACCGCACCCACGCGCGCAAGATCGAGAATGCTGCCATCGTCAGGGCCCTGCCCGGCATGCGCAGGGCTTGCACGCCCGTCCGTGCGCCGCGCCCCGATGGCCAGCAGCAGCATCGCCGCGCCCGATGCGAGCAGCGCGAAGCCGATATAGACAAAGGCGAGCGGCAAGCCCTGCGCTGCGACCGACCCGCCCAGGGGTGCTGCCAGACCCAGACCGGCCATCTGGGCGCCCGAGAGATAGGTGAGATCACGGATCCGCTGCCCTGCCGCCACACGGGCGATGATCGGCAGCGGGGCGAGAATGTAGAACAGCGACCAGGCGATCCCGAGCAGCGCACCGCCCACGAGATGACTGCCCGCCACACGCCCGGTCAGCGCGAAGGCCAGCATCGCCAGCGCCATGACCAGACCGGCCAGGGCAAGGCAGCGCAGCGTGCCGATGCGGGCCGCAAGCCGGCCCGCGACGAGGGCGACGGCGATGGTGAAGACCGTTCCCGTCGTCACCGCGATCCCCGCCAGTGCGGGATCGCGCCCCTGGTCGCGCAGATGCTCCGCGAGCAGGAAAGTGGCACCGTAGCAGGCGGCGAGGCTGATCCCGGAGACGAGGAGCGCGAGCAGCAGCGCGCCGGGCATGCGGGTCTCTGGGTTCGGCGTCTCGCCAGGCATGGTCATGACCGTCTCCGGCTGAGTCATGGTGTGAGCGCGTCGAGGGCCGCCCGGGTCAGGGGCGGGCCATCGCGACGCGGGAGGGCTGCGGGAACCGGCCTTGCCGGGCGGGCGAAGTCGGCACATTGCGGCGCGCCGTCCAGACCGGCTGCCCGCCACAGTTCCTGCGCGAGGCGCGGCATGACGGGGCTTGCGAGGATGGCGAAGCCGCGCATCCAGGCCTGCGCCTGTGCCGGTGTCGTAATCGCCTCACCAAGGGCCAGCGCGGCATCGAGGGTCGCGGCGAACCGGCGCAGGCGCAGACCGTCGCCGCCGAGGCATTCATGCTGGGTTTGCAGCAGATCGCGCATCGGCGCCCCGATCCCGGGATCGGGATCCGGCGCGGTTTGCGCCTCTGCCGCGAGGATCGCGGCCAGCGCCTGCAGCCGGCGATCGAGCGTCGCACGCACCCGCTCATGGAAGGCGGCGCATTCCGCGCGCACGAAATTGCCCGCAGCGTCTTCCGGCGCGATACTGCACAGATACCAGCGCAGGATATCGGTATCGAGCCCGGGGACGCCTTCAAGATCGTGCGACCAGATCACATGCCCCCGGCTCGTCGAGAATTTCTCGCCGTCGAGATGCAGGAAATGGTTGAAATAGATCCGGTCGAAGCCGCGATAGCGCGTCTGCGCCAGGGCGCAGCCGGTCACGCCGGCGAGCATCGGAACGGTGTTGTCGATCGCCGTGGCGCCGATGAGCAGGGCGGGATGGCCGGCCTCGAACGGGTTTGCGCCGCCCTCATCCGCAAGGAATTCACCGAGCAGGATGTGGTGGGCATAGAGCAGCGATGAATAGCTGAACAGGATCTGGCTGTCGCGAAAGCGGCGATCATCCCAGGCGAGCCCGTGCAGGCCCGGAACCGTGAGGCGGATTTCCGGCCGGGAATTGTCGAGAAAGCGTTGTGCCACCTCCCGGAAAGGCGCCTCGATCCGCATCCGCGCCCAGCTCTGTGCAAGCGCCTTCACCGGGCGGAGATCGAGATAGAGGCAGGCGCTCTCGGCAAAACCGGTGATATTGCCGCGTCGCGAGCGCGGCTGCGGCGCCTCGGCGGGCGAATAATGCGCACCACAGGCCTCGCAGAAGAAACTGCCCGAGGGCGCGCCACAGGCGGGGCAGTTGCAGGCAAACCAGCCACCGATGCAGAAACGCTCCTCGATCGGCGCAGTGCCCGCTTCGAAACCCGCCACCGGAGCATCGTCGACCGGCAGGCTTTCGCGGCGCAAAACGACCTTGCCGCCGGCATCGAGCGCCCCGGCCAAAGCCCCCGCCACGTCGCGAAAGCGTGCCAGCACCGCCGGATCACCGGTATCGGGAAACGTGTCGAAGGTGATGTCGAGGGCGGCGAGCCCTTTGGCAATCAGACGGTCGTTTTCACGCGCGAAGGCCGCAGGATCACGCCCCATGGCCCGCGCCTTGACGACGACATGGTTCTCGAAATGATCGTTGCTCAGGACCTGTCGCACCCGATGCCCGGCACGTCGGCAGGCTCTTGCGAGCACGTCCATGCGCAGAAACGGGCCGCCGACGTGACCCAGATGAGCAGGGCCGTTGGCCGTGAGATTGACCGGCGAGATGACGATCTCGGCGGGTTTGGCGAGACGCTCACCGAGCGCGGGAAACGGGACGGGCATCGGCAATGTCCTTGTGCATGACCGGGAATCGCCTGATGGCCACCCCGTCACACGCCCATGATACAATTTTTGATATATAATGCAAATTTAAGCATCCTTTAGATGTCTTAACGTCACAAAACAACTGAAGAACCGGAAGAGCAATACCTAACTGAACTCGAGCCGAAGCAAGAAATGCGCGTTCAGGGACAGACAAATAGCAGCCGCTTCGCAGGCCGTTTCTTGAAAGATGCCTGCGGATTTTCCAGGGATATGCGCATTCTGCGGCGGATATAAACGGTTTCTTGATGACTTTGGCACACGTTAGTCGAGCGTAATGCTCAATCATTACCCTCGGGGTTGCGAGGCATGGATTTCAAAACGGGTCAGAACGACTGCTTTGACGAAACGGAAACCGCCCGGCTGCACGCGCTGCATGCCTGCGGCATCCTGGATACCCCGCCCGAGCCCGAATTCGACGATATCGCGCGGCTCGCAGCCGAGATCTGCGCCGCGCCGATCGCCGTGGTGAACTTCGTCGATGCCGAGCGGCAATGGTTCAAGGCCACTTTCGGGCTCGATACGCGCGAAATGGCACGGGATGTCTCGATCTGCACGCATGCACTTCTCGAGACGGGGCTGTATGTCGTTCCCGATACGCTGGATTCGCCCATGTTTCGCGACAACCCCTTCGTGCGCGGCGAACCCTATCTGCGCTTTTATGCCGGCGCGGTGTTGCGCACCGATGCCGGGCTGCCGCTGGGAACCTTGTGCGTCCTCGATTACGAATCCCGCCCGCAGGGCCTGACGCCCACGCAGGAACGGACCCTGCGCGCACTTGCCCAATCGGTCATGCGCCTCATCGATCTGCGCCGCAAGCACGCCCAGGCACAGATCCGCGAGGAGCGTTTCCGCAATCTTGCGGATCGGATTCCCCAGATGCTCTGGTCTGCCGATGCGAAGGGTCGGCTCGATTACGCCAATCGCCGCGTTTTCGAGGCCTTCGGCCTCGATTCGGGGCGCATGACGGGCGCAGCATGGCGCGCTGCCCTGCATCCGGAAGACCGCCCGCTTACCGATGCGGCCTGGGCGCAGAGCATCGCATCGGGCAGACCCTACAGCGTGGAGCATCGTATCCATCACCGTGACGGCGGGTATCGCTGGGTGCTCAGCCGAGCCCTACCCGAGCGTGACGAGACCGGACAGATCCGCGCCTGGTTCGGCAGCTCCACCGATATCGATGACGGCAAACGTGCCGAGCTGGCGCTCGCCGAGAGCGAGGCGCGCTACAAGGCCCTCACCGAGGCCGGTGCCGCAATCGTCTGGCGCGCGACGCCGGATGGCAGCATTCACCACAGCATCGGCTGGGACGCACTGACCGGCCAGAGCCCGCAGGAGTATCGCGACGAAGGCTGGCTCGATGCCGTTCATCCCGATGATCGCGCCCGGGTACGCGCGAATATCGCGCAGACCTCCGGGTACCCCGCCCCGCGCACCAACGAGTACCGCCTGCGCCACCATGACGGCAGCTATCGCTGGATGTTCGCGCGCGCCATACCGCTGCTCGACGAGGCGGGCGCCGTGCGCGAATGGGTCGGAACGGTCACCGATATCCACGATCGCCGCCTCGCTGGCCAGCGCCTGCGCGAGAGCGAGGAACGCTATCGCGCGCTCATCGAGGCCAGCACCGCCATGGTCTGGGCCGCCGGACCGAACGGGGAATTTCCACAGATCGCCTATTCCAGCGGCATCGCCGAATACGCTTTCGATCCGCAGGGCTGGAAGACCAACATCCATCCCGACGATCTCGCGACCTCCTGCGCCGCCTGGGATGCCGCGCTGGCCAGTGGAACGCCGCTCGACGTGATCGAGCGCAAGCTGACGAAGACCGGCGATTACCGCTGGACGCATGTGCGGGCCAATCCCGTACACAATGATGACGGTACGATCCGCGAATGGATCGGCGCCGTCACGGATATCCACGAACAGGTGATGTCGCGCAAGGCGCTGGCCGCCAGCGAGGAGCGCTATCGGCTGGCCGCCAGCGCAACGACCGATGCGATCTGGGATCTCGATCTCGCAACCGACGAGATCATCTGGGGAGAAGCGATCGAAACCCTGTTCGGCCATGCTCCGCGGGAGATGCGCTCTTCACTGAGCTGGTGGCGCGCGAAAATTCACGCCGCCGACCAGGATCGCATTGCCGACCAGTTTGCATGTTTCATCGCCGGTGATGCGTCGCGCTGGGAATGCGAATATCGTGTGATCCGGGCCGATGGCAGCGTCGCCACGGTCTTCGACCGGTTTTTCGCGCTGCGCGACGAGAATGGCCATGCCGTCCGGCTCGTCGGCGCGATTCAGGATATCAGCGAGCGCCAGCGCGCCCAGGCTGCACTGAGCGCGAGCGAGACCCGCCTGCGGCTCGCCCTGCAGGCCGGACGCATGGTGGCCTGGGAACGTGATCTCGACGACAATTTCGTCACCCGTTCCGCGAATGCGCAGGATCTGCTCGGTGTCGGATCAAGCGATACGGATGACTTCCGGCGCCGCGTCCACCCCGATGACCGGGCCAAGGTCGTGGATCTGCTCGAAGGTTTCGAGACCGGTCAGTCGGAAACCATAGAGGTGCGCTACACCACCCCGGATGATCGCCGGATCTGGCTCGGAATCCGGGCGGTAAAGATCAGCCCGAACCGTGCCATCGGCATCACCTTCGACATTACCGACCGCAAGCTCGCCGAGGAGGAGATCTGGCAGACCGCCAACCATGATGCGCTGACCGGGCTGCCCAACCGCACCCTGTTCCATGCCCGTTTCGAGAATATCCTCTCCCGGGCCCGGCGGGAGGAAACCCGCGTGGCGCTGATCCTGGTCGATCTGGACGAATTCAAGGATGTCAACGACACGCTCGGCCATGATGCCGGTGACGAGTTGCTCTGCGAGGCGGCGCGGCGTCTGCTGGCGATTGCCGGCGACCAGGCCGAAATCGCGCGGATCGGCGGCGACGAATTCGCCGTGATCCTCACCGCAATCGAAGACGAGAATGCCCTTGAGGCCTTTGCCCGCAGCCTCGTTCACGCGATGCGCGCGCCGTTCCAGTGCGCCTCGCGGATTCTCTCCACCCGCGCGAGCGCCGGCCTGGCCCTGTTTCCCGATCATCATCAGGAGGCAGCGGAGCTGATGAAGGATGCCGATATGGCGCTTTATCAGGCCAAGGCCGAAGGGCGCGGGCGTTTCAGTCTGTACAACCCCGCGATTCGCACCCGCATGGAAGAGCGCATCCGCATCACCCGGGAAGTCGGCGATGCGATCGCTGCGGAACAGTTCGTTCCCTTCTATCAGCCCAAGATCTGTTTCCGCTCAGGCAGGATCATCGGTTTCGAAGCGCTGGCGCGCTGGATTCATCCCGAACGCGGGGTTCTCACGCCAGGCTATTTCGGAGCGGTTTTCGATGATCCCGAGAGCGCCATCGCCATCGGCAAGGCCATTCGCAAGCATATTGCCGCCGACATGGCCGCCTGGCAGGACGAAGCGCTCGGCTTCGGGCGCGTGGCAATCAATCTCTCAAGCGCCGAATTCACCGCACCGCAACTCGCTGCGAACCTGACCGCCATGTTCCGCGACCACGGCATCACCCCGAACCGGCTCGAGATCGAAGTCACCGAAACCGTCTTGCTCGGACGCAGCGCCGAACTTGTCGCCGAGACGCTGCGCGGTTTCGACGATGCCGGCATCACCATCGCCCTTGATGATTTCGGGACCGGTTTCGCCTCCTTGACCCATCTGAAACAATTCCCCGTGCACCACATCAAGATCGATCGCAGCTTCGTGCGCGATCTGGTCACGGATGCCGATGACGCGGCCATCGTGGCGGCGGTGATCGGCCTGGGCCGCAGTCTCGGCATGATCGTCACGGCAGAAGGTGTCGAAACCGGAGACCAGGTCCAGCGACTGCGCCTGATGGGCTGCGATCGGGCACAGGGCTTCTACTTCGCCAAGCCGATGGCAGGCTCGCGGATCCCGTGGCTTTTGCGCAACTGGGATCCGGACCGGATGCTTGCGGCGGAGACGGAACACCTCGCCCCCGCCGCGATTCCGGCATCCTATTGACGCCACTGCGCCTCAGGCGGCTTGGCGCATGATCCGCCTCAGGCGGCTTGGCGCATGATCCGCCTCAGGCGGCTTGGCGCATGATCCGCCTCAGGCGGCTTGGCGATTGACGTCGCGCGTGGCGATCTCGCTAAGATGCTTGTCGCCGTCGCGGGTACGCGACAGGCAGGCTTCGAGCGTGGCCGCATCGTCTTCGTATCCGAGGCGCTGGGCGAAGGCGACGAGGCTGCCATAGACCGCGATCGCGTAATGCGTCATGCGCTGGTATTGCGCGATGATCATCGCGTCGCGCACTCCCGCATCAGAGATATCGGAATCGACGGCATGGTGCTGCGCCTCGCGTACGAGACCCGCCATCGCCTCGCAATGGCCCTTGCGCGGCGCCGCATCATGGCGCGCGAGAATGCTCGCGACGGCCTCCATGCCGCGTTCGATGCCTTCGACACCGGCATGCAGGGCGGAATCGAGATGCGGGTTTTCCGCCGCCTCGGCGAGTTTCACGGTCACGGCGCGCGCCTGGCTGTCGGCGCTGTGGATATCCTGAAGCTGGTCGATATAAAGGTCGCGCAAAGTGGCGATGGTCATCGGCACCTCCTGTGGTTCGGGTTGCCATTCCCCTCACCAATGCCCC
Protein-coding regions in this window:
- a CDS encoding MFS transporter — translated: MTMPGETPNPETRMPGALLLALLVSGISLAACYGATFLLAEHLRDQGRDPALAGIAVTTGTVFTIAVALVAGRLAARIGTLRCLALAGLVMALAMLAFALTGRVAGSHLVGGALLGIAWSLFYILAPLPIIARVAAGQRIRDLTYLSGAQMAGLGLAAPLGGSVAAQGLPLAFVYIGFALLASGAAMLLLAIGARRTDGRASPAHAGQGPDDGSILDLARVGAVLATTARVPIVLIGLASCTFAGLATFQSLYAAERGLAFGQFFLVFTLVTVALRFGLAAHLTRLPAERLAVFLLALVVVALALFWLDRGSVPVYLLASALFAAGYGLSYSTLNALAVNRAEAGGAAPAVASQVFTITYFLGLFGFPAIGGLLISMGGTALLLPVLAALATLALALALGMLRMPGVARKSV
- a CDS encoding glycine/sarcosine N-methyltransferase; the protein is MTSNASPQGNADLTAREQEYGTDPLKVRETGQYRSEYVKTFAEKWDELIDWDARAASEGDFFIDILRARGKHKVLDVAAGTGFHSVRLIQAGFDVTTVDGSAAMLAKAFENGKERQIILKTVQADWRWLNRDIQGKYDAIICLGNSFTHLHEEADRRRTLAEFYAALKHDGILIIDQRNYDAMLDHGFSTKHKYYYCGDQVTAEPAHLDDGLARFKYTFPDKSEYTLNMFPVRKAYMKKLLNEAGFQRIRTYGDFQESYAEGEPDFLVHVVEKSYLQRAAEGADGEPESDVELITEQYYDSADADNFYYNIWGGEDIHIGLYEETPVIKEASARTVRKMAGMLKNLSADTHIIDLGAGYGGSARHLASEYGCSVDCLNISEAQNDTNRFLNRRQALAEQIKVAHGSFDKIPAPNETYHVVWSQDSILHAKDREQVFAEAHRVLKPGGEMIITDPMQADDVPEGVLQPVYDRIHLESLGSPGYYREIAEKLGFELVEFADLTPNLRTHYARVGEDLRANYDHVASVSSKAFLDRMLQGLDNWVKAADSGYMAWGILHFRKR
- a CDS encoding DUF892 family protein; protein product: MTIATLRDLYIDQLQDIHSADSQARAVTVKLAEAAENPHLDSALHAGVEGIERGMEAVASILARHDAAPRKGHCEAMAGLVREAQHHAVDSDISDAGVRDAMIIAQYQRMTHYAIAVYGSLVAFAQRLGYEDDAATLEACLSRTRDGDKHLSEIATRDVNRQAA
- a CDS encoding bifunctional diguanylate cyclase/phosphodiesterase is translated as MDFKTGQNDCFDETETARLHALHACGILDTPPEPEFDDIARLAAEICAAPIAVVNFVDAERQWFKATFGLDTREMARDVSICTHALLETGLYVVPDTLDSPMFRDNPFVRGEPYLRFYAGAVLRTDAGLPLGTLCVLDYESRPQGLTPTQERTLRALAQSVMRLIDLRRKHAQAQIREERFRNLADRIPQMLWSADAKGRLDYANRRVFEAFGLDSGRMTGAAWRAALHPEDRPLTDAAWAQSIASGRPYSVEHRIHHRDGGYRWVLSRALPERDETGQIRAWFGSSTDIDDGKRAELALAESEARYKALTEAGAAIVWRATPDGSIHHSIGWDALTGQSPQEYRDEGWLDAVHPDDRARVRANIAQTSGYPAPRTNEYRLRHHDGSYRWMFARAIPLLDEAGAVREWVGTVTDIHDRRLAGQRLRESEERYRALIEASTAMVWAAGPNGEFPQIAYSSGIAEYAFDPQGWKTNIHPDDLATSCAAWDAALASGTPLDVIERKLTKTGDYRWTHVRANPVHNDDGTIREWIGAVTDIHEQVMSRKALAASEERYRLAASATTDAIWDLDLATDEIIWGEAIETLFGHAPREMRSSLSWWRAKIHAADQDRIADQFACFIAGDASRWECEYRVIRADGSVATVFDRFFALRDENGHAVRLVGAIQDISERQRAQAALSASETRLRLALQAGRMVAWERDLDDNFVTRSANAQDLLGVGSSDTDDFRRRVHPDDRAKVVDLLEGFETGQSETIEVRYTTPDDRRIWLGIRAVKISPNRAIGITFDITDRKLAEEEIWQTANHDALTGLPNRTLFHARFENILSRARREETRVALILVDLDEFKDVNDTLGHDAGDELLCEAARRLLAIAGDQAEIARIGGDEFAVILTAIEDENALEAFARSLVHAMRAPFQCASRILSTRASAGLALFPDHHQEAAELMKDADMALYQAKAEGRGRFSLYNPAIRTRMEERIRITREVGDAIAAEQFVPFYQPKICFRSGRIIGFEALARWIHPERGVLTPGYFGAVFDDPESAIAIGKAIRKHIAADMAAWQDEALGFGRVAINLSSAEFTAPQLAANLTAMFRDHGITPNRLEIEVTETVLLGRSAELVAETLRGFDDAGITIALDDFGTGFASLTHLKQFPVHHIKIDRSFVRDLVTDADDAAIVAAVIGLGRSLGMIVTAEGVETGDQVQRLRLMGCDRAQGFYFAKPMAGSRIPWLLRNWDPDRMLAAETEHLAPAAIPASY
- a CDS encoding class I tRNA ligase family protein; the protein is MPVPFPALGERLAKPAEIVISPVNLTANGPAHLGHVGGPFLRMDVLARACRRAGHRVRQVLSNDHFENHVVVKARAMGRDPAAFARENDRLIAKGLAALDITFDTFPDTGDPAVLARFRDVAGALAGALDAGGKVVLRRESLPVDDAPVAGFEAGTAPIEERFCIGGWFACNCPACGAPSGSFFCEACGAHYSPAEAPQPRSRRGNITGFAESACLYLDLRPVKALAQSWARMRIEAPFREVAQRFLDNSRPEIRLTVPGLHGLAWDDRRFRDSQILFSYSSLLYAHHILLGEFLADEGGANPFEAGHPALLIGATAIDNTVPMLAGVTGCALAQTRYRGFDRIYFNHFLHLDGEKFSTSRGHVIWSHDLEGVPGLDTDILRWYLCSIAPEDAAGNFVRAECAAFHERVRATLDRRLQALAAILAAEAQTAPDPDPGIGAPMRDLLQTQHECLGGDGLRLRRFAATLDAALALGEAITTPAQAQAWMRGFAILASPVMPRLAQELWRAAGLDGAPQCADFARPARPVPAALPRRDGPPLTRAALDALTP